Proteins encoded by one window of Streptomyces sp. NBC_01477:
- a CDS encoding carbohydrate ABC transporter permease — protein sequence MATSVRATSDGSPLSSRSAPSSKVPSGSRPPGWRAKLYRFDTKASPYAYVAPFFLLFAAFGLFPLIYTGWLSLHEVQLGTHATWVGFDNYTGLWHNEFFWTALRNTFTLGVISTVPQLAMALGLAHLLNYRMRGRGFFRVAILAPYATSVAAATLVFIQMFNPDYGMINQLLGHVGAGNIDWESSKWPAQIAISTIVTWRWTGYNALIYLAAMQAVPADLYEAAALDGASRWRQFLSVTIPSIRPTILFTIIVSTIGATQLFGEPLMFGGGVGMTGGTDHQYQTLSLYMYDKGWNTGELGQASAVAWVMLLILLLIGAVNLVIARSNRRKLGA from the coding sequence GTGGCCACCTCCGTCAGGGCGACGTCCGACGGCAGCCCGCTGTCGTCCCGGTCCGCCCCCAGCAGCAAAGTCCCGAGCGGCAGCCGTCCTCCCGGCTGGCGCGCCAAGCTCTACCGGTTCGACACCAAGGCATCCCCGTACGCCTATGTCGCCCCGTTCTTCCTCCTGTTCGCCGCCTTCGGCCTCTTCCCGCTGATCTACACCGGCTGGCTCTCGCTGCACGAGGTGCAGCTCGGTACCCACGCGACCTGGGTCGGCTTCGACAACTACACCGGCCTGTGGCACAACGAGTTCTTCTGGACGGCGCTGCGCAACACCTTCACGCTCGGTGTGATCTCCACGGTGCCGCAGCTGGCGATGGCGCTGGGCCTCGCGCACCTGCTCAACTACAGGATGCGCGGCCGGGGCTTCTTCCGGGTCGCGATCCTGGCGCCGTACGCGACCTCGGTCGCCGCCGCCACGCTGGTCTTCATCCAGATGTTCAACCCGGACTACGGCATGATCAACCAGCTGCTCGGCCACGTCGGGGCCGGCAACATCGACTGGGAGTCGTCCAAGTGGCCCGCCCAGATAGCCATCTCGACCATCGTGACCTGGCGCTGGACCGGCTACAACGCGCTGATCTACCTGGCCGCGATGCAGGCCGTGCCCGCCGACCTCTACGAGGCCGCCGCGCTTGACGGCGCGTCGCGCTGGCGGCAGTTCCTCAGCGTCACCATCCCGTCGATCCGGCCGACGATCCTGTTCACCATCATCGTCTCCACGATCGGCGCCACCCAGCTGTTCGGCGAGCCGCTGATGTTCGGCGGCGGCGTCGGTATGACCGGCGGCACCGACCACCAGTACCAGACGCTCAGCCTCTACATGTACGACAAGGGCTGGAACACCGGCGAACTCGGCCAGGCCTCCGCCGTGGCCTGGGTGATGCTGCTGATCCTGCTGCTCATCGGCGCCGTCAACCTGGTGATCGCGCGCTCCAACCGCCGGAAGCTGGGGGCCTGA
- a CDS encoding discoidin domain-containing protein, whose amino-acid sequence MSGSTSPLVRQGPGRHRGRQPYLVLVALLALLAGLVLVVTSQSPARAAGTLLSQGKPATASSTENAGTPASAAVDGNTGTRWSSAAADPQWLQVDLGSSQTISQVTLNWEAAYAKAFKIQTSANGTAWTDVYSTTTGTGGVQTLAVNGSGRYVRVYGTVRATAYGYSLWEFQVYGAGGPTQPAACGTANTAQGKTATASSVENAGTPASAAVDGNTGTRWSSAFGDPQWLQVDLGSSLPICGVGLNWEAAYATAYQIQVTDNPSGTWTTIYSTTTSAGGVQNLNVTGTGRYIRVNATARSTAYGDSLWEFQVFTNGGGSTNGGTTGGTTTPPDSFWGTTDDIPAAHNVMELKILNRTNGQYPDSQVYWSFNGQVHSIADQPYFDMPANSSGRMYFYLGSPTSQYYDFIEFTIGATVFNGNTTRVDAWGLPLAIRLHSHDGQDIQLGDSQDLFNQSREATFQQFQNAVPQQFKVLAQTQAPYRIIAPGSDPSFREGGVNANYYTAYAQSVGVNEPTSNIFGCAGTMGADAAKCAALNRHTANLPAAQQQDPTKFYTGGDPANWYAKFWHDHGINHLAYGFPYDDVAGQAAYASQQNPQWMEVAVGW is encoded by the coding sequence ATGTCAGGCAGCACATCCCCGCTGGTGCGCCAAGGGCCAGGGCGCCATCGCGGGCGCCAGCCGTATCTGGTCCTGGTCGCCCTGCTCGCCCTGCTGGCGGGGCTCGTCCTCGTGGTGACCTCGCAGTCACCGGCACGCGCCGCGGGCACCCTGCTCTCGCAGGGCAAGCCGGCCACCGCGTCGTCGACCGAGAACGCCGGCACCCCCGCGTCCGCCGCCGTCGACGGCAACACCGGCACCCGCTGGTCCAGCGCCGCGGCCGACCCCCAGTGGCTCCAGGTCGACCTCGGCAGCAGCCAGACCATCAGCCAGGTGACGCTCAACTGGGAGGCCGCGTACGCCAAGGCCTTCAAGATCCAGACGTCCGCCAACGGCACCGCCTGGACCGACGTCTACTCCACCACCACCGGCACCGGCGGCGTGCAGACCCTGGCCGTAAACGGTTCCGGCCGGTACGTGCGGGTCTACGGGACCGTACGGGCCACCGCCTACGGCTACTCGCTGTGGGAGTTCCAGGTCTACGGCGCCGGCGGCCCGACCCAGCCCGCCGCGTGCGGCACCGCGAACACCGCGCAGGGCAAGACGGCCACCGCGTCGTCCGTCGAGAACGCCGGCACCCCCGCCTCCGCGGCCGTCGACGGCAACACCGGCACCCGCTGGTCCAGCGCCTTCGGCGACCCGCAGTGGCTGCAGGTGGACCTCGGCTCGTCGCTGCCGATCTGCGGCGTCGGCCTGAACTGGGAGGCGGCCTACGCGACCGCCTACCAGATCCAGGTCACCGACAACCCGAGCGGCACCTGGACCACGATCTACTCCACCACCACCAGCGCCGGCGGCGTGCAGAACCTGAACGTGACCGGCACCGGGCGCTACATCCGCGTCAACGCCACCGCACGGTCCACCGCCTACGGCGACTCGCTGTGGGAGTTCCAGGTCTTCACCAACGGCGGCGGCAGCACCAACGGCGGGACCACGGGCGGTACGACCACTCCGCCGGACTCCTTCTGGGGCACCACGGACGACATCCCGGCCGCGCACAACGTGATGGAACTGAAGATCCTCAACCGCACCAACGGCCAGTACCCGGACAGCCAGGTCTACTGGAGCTTCAACGGCCAGGTGCACTCCATCGCCGACCAGCCGTACTTCGACATGCCGGCGAACTCGTCGGGCCGGATGTACTTCTACCTCGGCTCGCCGACCAGCCAGTACTACGACTTCATCGAGTTCACCATCGGTGCGACGGTCTTCAACGGCAACACCACCCGGGTGGACGCCTGGGGTCTGCCGCTGGCGATCCGGCTGCACTCGCACGACGGCCAGGACATCCAGCTCGGTGACAGCCAGGACCTGTTCAACCAGAGCCGCGAGGCCACCTTCCAGCAGTTCCAGAACGCGGTGCCGCAGCAGTTCAAGGTGCTCGCGCAGACCCAGGCCCCCTACCGGATCATCGCCCCGGGCAGCGACCCGAGCTTCCGCGAGGGCGGCGTCAACGCCAACTACTACACGGCGTACGCCCAGTCGGTCGGCGTGAACGAGCCCACCTCGAACATCTTCGGCTGCGCCGGCACCATGGGCGCCGACGCCGCCAAGTGCGCCGCGCTCAACCGGCACACCGCCAACCTCCCGGCGGCCCAGCAGCAGGACCCGACCAAGTTCTACACCGGCGGCGACCCCGCCAACTGGTACGCCAAGTTCTGGCACGACCACGGCATCAACCACCTCGCGTACGGCTTCCCGTACGACGACGTGGCCGGCCAGGCCGCGTACGCCTCCCAGCAGAACCCGCAGTGGATGGAGGTGGCGGTCGGCTGGTAG
- a CDS encoding winged helix-turn-helix transcriptional regulator — protein sequence MLADCRLRAATDLLAHTWDPVVLAGLRPGPRRRRDLLTAIGGVSDKALTETLRRLVANGLIARRSRPAAPPHVEYALTALGTTLVDGPMRALAAWTLAHGDALLAAQEAAGT from the coding sequence TTGCTGGCCGACTGCCGACTGCGCGCGGCCACCGACCTGCTCGCCCACACCTGGGACCCGGTCGTCCTGGCGGGCCTGCGCCCGGGTCCGCGCCGCCGCCGGGACCTGCTCACCGCGATCGGCGGCGTCAGCGACAAGGCCCTCACCGAGACCCTGCGCCGCCTGGTGGCCAACGGCCTGATCGCCCGCCGCTCCCGCCCCGCGGCGCCGCCCCACGTCGAGTACGCCCTCACCGCGCTGGGCACCACCCTGGTCGACGGCCCCATGCGCGCCCTCGCCGCCTGGACCCTGGCCCACGGCGACGCCCTGCTGGCCGCGCAGGAGGCGGCCGGTACGTGA
- a CDS encoding ABC transporter substrate-binding protein, whose translation MRTSGRTRRTAVIAVAGLAACATLITGCSSDSDKDTKDSSKGSSSTENITLHVGDFGSFGYDDKKGAALYAEYHKLHPNITIVEDAVSDGQQYWNSLKLHLTQNSGLDDIQAIEVGYIGLAIQPNLASKFVDFKTVDGFNAADWLPYKETQATTGDGKVIGLGTDAGPTAICYNKEAFQKAGLPTDRDQLATQWGGDWQKFIDLGKQFKASPTAPKGMAFSDSGSGLFNAVLASQPTQYSDANGKLIYDTSPGVKTAWNLATEAVEDGLTAGYQQLDQNNTWNAAFKLNKFATVTCPSWMVGLVATNSGDAGQGKWDIATPPQVGNWGGSFLAVPKSGKHIKEATALAQWLTAPAQEIKVFQKFGNIPSSTKALDDPAVQNLTNPYFPGTPVGKIFASAAKSITPAPIGPWDGNVKDIITKNGILDMEKRHTSKDKAWSNAVKQIKDTVVE comes from the coding sequence ATGCGCACTTCCGGCAGAACCCGCAGGACCGCCGTCATCGCGGTCGCGGGTCTCGCAGCCTGCGCGACGCTGATCACCGGCTGCAGCAGCGACAGCGACAAGGACACCAAGGACAGCTCCAAGGGGTCCTCGTCCACCGAGAACATCACCCTGCATGTCGGCGACTTCGGCTCGTTCGGCTACGACGACAAGAAGGGTGCCGCTCTCTACGCCGAGTACCACAAGCTGCACCCGAACATCACGATCGTCGAGGACGCGGTCTCCGACGGCCAGCAGTACTGGAACTCGCTGAAGCTCCACCTGACCCAGAACAGCGGCCTGGACGACATCCAGGCCATCGAGGTGGGCTACATCGGCCTGGCCATCCAGCCGAACCTGGCGTCGAAGTTCGTGGACTTCAAGACGGTCGACGGCTTCAACGCCGCCGACTGGCTGCCGTACAAGGAGACGCAGGCCACCACCGGCGACGGCAAGGTCATCGGTCTGGGCACGGACGCCGGCCCGACGGCGATCTGCTACAACAAGGAGGCCTTCCAGAAGGCCGGCCTGCCGACCGACCGCGACCAGCTGGCCACCCAGTGGGGCGGCGACTGGCAGAAGTTCATCGACCTGGGCAAGCAGTTCAAGGCCAGCCCGACCGCGCCCAAGGGCATGGCGTTCTCCGACTCCGGCAGCGGCCTGTTCAACGCCGTGCTCGCCAGCCAGCCGACGCAGTACTCGGACGCCAACGGCAAGCTGATCTACGACACCAGCCCGGGCGTCAAGACGGCGTGGAACCTGGCCACGGAAGCGGTGGAGGACGGCCTGACGGCCGGCTACCAGCAGCTCGACCAGAACAACACCTGGAACGCGGCGTTCAAGCTCAACAAGTTCGCCACCGTCACCTGCCCGAGCTGGATGGTCGGCCTGGTGGCCACCAACTCCGGTGACGCGGGCCAGGGCAAGTGGGACATCGCCACTCCGCCGCAGGTCGGCAACTGGGGCGGTTCGTTCCTGGCCGTGCCCAAGTCCGGCAAGCACATCAAGGAGGCCACCGCGCTGGCGCAGTGGCTGACCGCGCCGGCGCAGGAGATCAAGGTGTTCCAGAAGTTCGGGAACATCCCCTCCTCCACCAAGGCGCTCGACGACCCGGCGGTGCAGAACCTGACCAACCCGTACTTCCCCGGCACCCCGGTCGGCAAGATCTTCGCGAGCGCCGCCAAGAGCATCACCCCGGCCCCGATCGGTCCGTGGGACGGCAACGTGAAGGACATCATCACCAAGAACGGCATCCTCGACATGGAGAAGCGCCACACCTCCAAGGACAAGGCGTGGTCGAACGCGGTGAAGCAGATCAAGGACACCGTCGTCGAGTAA
- a CDS encoding LacI family DNA-binding transcriptional regulator, which translates to MNGRHSGRPTLEEVALRAGVGRGTVSRVINGSPRVSDRAKTAVEAAIAELGYVPNRAARALAGNRTDAIALVIPEPETRLFAEPYFSDIIRGIGAELADTDMQLLLTLIRTPKERARFGQYLAAHRVDGVLLVSVHEDDPLPDLLEQLEMPAVLNGRRSDLESVSYVDADNVGGARAAVAHLIARGRRQVATITGPPDMYVARSRLDGYRQAVEAAAGGLDAGFDTALVARGDFTEEGGRRAMRELLVRRPGIDAVFAASDVMAAGARAVLRETGRRVPDDVALVGFEDSAIARHMDPALTSVRQPTEEMGRTMARVLLEEIAERESVRRHVVLATELVQRDSV; encoded by the coding sequence ATGAACGGGCGGCACAGCGGACGTCCCACCCTTGAGGAGGTGGCGCTGCGCGCCGGAGTCGGGCGGGGCACGGTCTCCCGGGTGATCAACGGATCCCCCCGGGTCAGCGACCGCGCGAAGACCGCTGTCGAGGCCGCGATCGCCGAGCTGGGGTACGTGCCCAACCGCGCGGCCCGCGCGCTGGCGGGCAACCGCACGGACGCCATCGCGCTGGTCATCCCGGAGCCCGAGACCCGGCTGTTCGCCGAGCCGTACTTCTCCGACATCATCCGCGGCATCGGCGCCGAGCTGGCCGACACCGACATGCAGCTGCTGCTGACCTTGATCCGCACCCCCAAGGAGCGGGCGCGCTTCGGCCAGTACCTGGCCGCGCACCGGGTCGACGGGGTGCTGCTGGTGTCGGTGCACGAGGACGACCCGCTGCCCGACCTGCTGGAGCAGCTGGAGATGCCGGCGGTGCTCAACGGCCGCCGCAGCGACCTGGAGTCGGTCTCCTACGTCGACGCCGACAACGTCGGCGGCGCGCGGGCCGCGGTCGCCCACCTGATCGCCCGCGGGCGGCGCCAGGTCGCCACCATCACCGGGCCGCCCGACATGTACGTGGCCCGCAGCCGGCTCGACGGCTACCGGCAGGCGGTCGAGGCCGCGGCGGGCGGCCTGGACGCCGGCTTCGACACCGCGCTGGTCGCCCGCGGCGACTTCACCGAGGAGGGCGGCCGGCGCGCGATGCGCGAGCTGCTGGTCCGCCGCCCGGGCATCGACGCGGTCTTCGCCGCCTCCGACGTGATGGCCGCCGGCGCCCGCGCGGTGCTGCGCGAGACCGGGCGGCGGGTGCCGGACGACGTGGCGCTGGTCGGCTTCGAGGACTCGGCCATCGCCCGCCACATGGACCCGGCCCTCACCAGCGTCCGCCAGCCCACCGAGGAGATGGGCCGCACGATGGCCCGGGTGCTGCTGGAGGAGATCGCGGAGCGCGAGTCGGTACGCCGCCATGTGGTGCTGGCGACGGAGCTGGTGCAGCGCGACTCCGTGTGA
- a CDS encoding glycoside hydrolase family 48 protein: MPRGRPIGKRTRRLLTAFTAALALPLGLTVATGGGVAHAAGLQCSVDYTTNDWGSGFTANTKITNLGSTAIDGWTLTYSYTGNQTLQSGWNGTWSQSGKAVTVKSLDWNKTIAANANVTASANFNYSGANTAPTSFTVNGTVCGGAHQPPLPVLTSPSAGATYSAGATIPLAATAVAADSATITKVEFYNDTTLLGTDTTSPYTLNWAAVPAGDYSVYAKAYDSLGASAESTPVGVHVATGPAIVASPTTVSVQQGKTGTFGVKLSSAPAANVTVGVARTAGNSSLSVQSGASLTFTPANWSTAQTVTVAAAATGTGTATFSATATGYGTAAVTVNEISAASDYAARFLSLYGKITDPSSGYFSPKGIPYHSVETLMVEAPDYGHETTSEAYSYMIWLQAMYGQISGDWTKFNGAWATMEQYMIPTHADQPTNASYNPNSPATYAPEHPLPSDYPSQLDGNVKSGVDPIAGELKSAYGTDDIYGMHWLEDVDNIYGYGDTPGGGCELGPTASGPSYINTFQRGEQESVWETVPQPTCDAFKYGGKNGYLDLFTGDSAYAQQWKYTDAPDADARAIQAAYWADTWAKAQGKGADVATTVAKAGKMGDYLRYSFFDKYFKKIGNCTNPNTCAAGTGKDSEHYLLSWYYAWGGSSGTGGGWAWRIGDGASHFGYQNPLAAYALTTDPAMAPKSATGKQDWSTSLGRQLEFYQWLQSSEGAIAGGATNSWGGAYGQPPAGTPTFYGMAYDWEPVYHDPPSNQWFGMQAWSMERVAEYYQQTGDAKAKAILDKWVSWAISQTTINADGTFKIPSDLQWTGAPDTWNASSPGANTGLHVTVSAYGNDLGVAAAYAKTLSYYAAKSGNAAAKTTAKGLLDSMWGKYQDPLGIATPETRTDYSRFNDPVYVPSTFSGTMPNGDKINSSSTFIELRSFYKNDPNWSKVQAYLNGGNAPSFTYHRFWAQADIAMAMGAYGLLFGE, translated from the coding sequence ATGCCCAGAGGAAGACCGATCGGAAAGCGGACCAGGAGGCTGCTGACGGCGTTCACCGCCGCGCTCGCCCTGCCGCTCGGCCTGACCGTGGCCACCGGCGGCGGCGTCGCGCACGCGGCCGGCCTGCAGTGCAGTGTCGACTACACGACCAATGACTGGGGTTCCGGTTTCACCGCGAACACCAAGATCACCAATCTCGGCAGCACCGCGATCGACGGCTGGACGCTGACGTACTCCTACACCGGCAACCAGACGCTGCAGAGCGGCTGGAACGGCACCTGGTCGCAGTCCGGCAAGGCGGTCACTGTCAAGTCGCTGGACTGGAACAAGACAATCGCCGCCAACGCGAACGTCACCGCCAGTGCCAACTTCAACTACAGCGGCGCCAACACCGCACCGACCAGTTTCACCGTCAACGGCACGGTCTGCGGTGGCGCGCACCAGCCCCCGCTGCCCGTCCTCACCAGCCCGTCGGCCGGTGCGACCTACAGCGCGGGCGCCACCATCCCGCTGGCCGCCACGGCGGTCGCGGCGGACTCCGCGACCATCACCAAGGTGGAGTTCTACAACGACACCACGCTGCTGGGCACCGACACCACCTCGCCCTACACGCTCAACTGGGCAGCGGTGCCGGCCGGTGACTACTCGGTCTACGCCAAGGCGTACGACAGCCTGGGCGCGTCCGCGGAGTCCACCCCGGTGGGCGTGCACGTGGCGACCGGCCCGGCGATCGTCGCCTCGCCCACGACCGTGTCCGTGCAGCAGGGCAAGACCGGCACCTTCGGCGTGAAGCTGTCCAGTGCCCCGGCGGCCAATGTGACGGTCGGCGTGGCGCGCACCGCGGGCAACAGCTCGCTGAGCGTCCAGTCCGGGGCGAGCCTCACCTTCACCCCGGCCAACTGGTCGACCGCCCAGACCGTCACGGTCGCCGCGGCGGCCACCGGTACCGGCACCGCTACCTTCTCGGCCACCGCGACCGGCTACGGCACCGCGGCCGTCACGGTCAACGAGATCAGCGCGGCCAGCGACTACGCCGCCCGGTTCCTGTCGCTCTACGGGAAGATCACCGACCCGTCGAGCGGCTACTTCTCGCCCAAGGGGATCCCCTACCACTCGGTCGAGACGCTCATGGTCGAGGCCCCGGACTACGGTCACGAGACCACGTCCGAGGCGTACTCGTACATGATCTGGCTCCAGGCGATGTACGGCCAGATCAGCGGCGACTGGACCAAGTTCAACGGGGCATGGGCGACCATGGAGCAGTACATGATCCCCACGCACGCGGACCAGCCGACGAACGCCTCGTACAACCCCAACTCGCCGGCCACCTACGCCCCCGAGCACCCGCTGCCGTCCGACTACCCGTCGCAGCTCGACGGCAACGTCAAGTCCGGCGTGGACCCGATCGCGGGCGAACTGAAGTCGGCCTACGGCACGGACGACATCTACGGCATGCACTGGCTCGAAGACGTGGACAACATCTACGGCTACGGTGACACGCCCGGTGGCGGCTGTGAGCTGGGCCCGACGGCGAGCGGCCCGTCGTACATCAACACCTTCCAGCGCGGTGAGCAGGAGTCGGTGTGGGAGACCGTGCCGCAGCCGACCTGCGACGCGTTCAAGTACGGCGGCAAGAACGGGTACCTGGACCTGTTCACCGGCGACTCCGCCTACGCGCAGCAGTGGAAGTACACCGACGCACCCGACGCCGACGCGCGCGCGATCCAGGCCGCCTACTGGGCGGACACCTGGGCCAAGGCGCAGGGCAAGGGCGCCGACGTGGCGACCACCGTCGCGAAGGCCGGCAAGATGGGCGACTACCTGCGGTACTCGTTCTTCGACAAGTACTTCAAGAAGATCGGCAACTGCACCAACCCGAACACCTGCGCCGCGGGCACCGGCAAGGACAGCGAGCACTACCTGCTGTCCTGGTACTACGCCTGGGGCGGCTCGTCCGGCACCGGCGGCGGCTGGGCCTGGCGGATCGGTGACGGAGCCTCGCACTTCGGCTACCAGAACCCGCTGGCGGCCTACGCGCTGACCACCGACCCGGCCATGGCGCCGAAGTCGGCCACCGGCAAGCAGGACTGGTCCACCAGCCTCGGACGGCAGCTGGAGTTCTACCAGTGGCTCCAGTCCTCCGAGGGCGCCATCGCCGGTGGCGCCACCAACAGCTGGGGGGGCGCCTACGGCCAGCCCCCGGCCGGCACGCCGACCTTCTACGGGATGGCGTACGACTGGGAGCCCGTCTACCACGACCCGCCGTCGAACCAGTGGTTCGGCATGCAGGCCTGGTCGATGGAGCGGGTCGCGGAGTACTACCAGCAGACCGGTGACGCCAAGGCGAAGGCCATCCTCGACAAGTGGGTGAGCTGGGCGATCTCCCAGACCACCATCAACGCGGACGGCACCTTCAAGATCCCCTCCGACCTCCAGTGGACCGGCGCGCCGGACACCTGGAACGCGAGCAGCCCCGGTGCCAACACCGGCCTGCACGTGACGGTCTCGGCCTACGGCAACGACCTGGGTGTCGCGGCGGCCTACGCCAAGACGCTGTCCTACTACGCGGCCAAGTCCGGCAACGCGGCGGCGAAGACCACCGCCAAGGGGCTGCTCGACAGCATGTGGGGCAAGTACCAGGACCCGCTGGGCATCGCCACCCCGGAGACCAGGACGGACTACAGCCGGTTCAACGACCCGGTCTACGTGCCGTCCACCTTCTCCGGCACGATGCCCAACGGCGACAAGATCAACTCCAGCTCCACCTTCATCGAGCTGCGGTCCTTCTACAAGAACGACCCCAACTGGTCGAAGGTCCAGGCGTACCTGAACGGAGGGAACGCTCCGAGCTTCACCTATCACCGCTTCTGGGCCCAGGCGGACATCGCGATGGCGATGGGCGCGTACGGCTTGCTCTTCGGCGAGTGA
- a CDS encoding cellulose binding domain-containing protein, with protein MRRPTRTAAFSIAAVTTAAAAAALLPTLGASAAGAAPDCSVTYQVTNQWDAGFQGNVVIANSGAPKTSWDLGFSFTGGQKVTQGWNGTWTQSGTTVHVASMSYNGSLPTGGSISAGFLGTWSGTNPVPTGFTLNGAACTLVGQPTTPPPTSPTNPPTTPPTTPPTTPPTTPPTTPPTSPPGGDSAPPKLHVAGNQLLDSTGKQVVLHGVNRSGTEFACAQGNGIFDGPVDDAAINSIKSWKGVTAVRVPLNEDCWEGLSYVPAADGGANYIAAITGWVNRLVAHGITPIVELHWTHGTYTGNSAGCSDVNATCQKPMPDAQYAIPFWTSVANTFKANTSIVFDLFNEPYPDRATSTSEQAWTCWRDGGTCPGIGYQVAGMQGMLDAVRGTGAQNVVLMGGLAYSNDLTGWVAHKPNDPTGNLAAAVHVYNFNTCANTSCWDSQLAPVAAKVPLVAGEIGENTCAHAFTDSFMSWLDAHHLSYLGWTWNTWDCSSGPSLISSYDGTATNYGLGLKNHLASLG; from the coding sequence ATGCGACGACCAACGCGCACGGCGGCGTTCTCCATCGCCGCCGTCACCACAGCGGCCGCTGCCGCGGCACTGCTCCCCACGCTCGGCGCTTCCGCGGCCGGCGCCGCGCCGGACTGTTCGGTCACCTACCAGGTGACCAACCAGTGGGACGCCGGATTCCAGGGCAACGTTGTCATCGCCAACAGCGGTGCGCCGAAGACCAGCTGGGACCTGGGCTTCAGCTTCACCGGCGGCCAGAAGGTGACCCAGGGCTGGAACGGCACCTGGACCCAGTCCGGCACGACGGTGCACGTCGCCTCGATGTCGTACAACGGCTCGCTGCCGACCGGCGGCTCCATCAGCGCGGGCTTCCTGGGCACCTGGTCGGGCACCAACCCGGTGCCGACCGGCTTCACGCTCAACGGCGCCGCCTGCACGCTGGTGGGCCAGCCGACGACACCGCCGCCCACCTCGCCCACGAATCCGCCCACCACACCCCCGACCACCCCGCCGACGACGCCCCCCACGACGCCGCCGACGACCCCGCCGACCAGCCCGCCCGGCGGTGACTCCGCGCCGCCCAAGCTGCACGTGGCCGGAAACCAGCTGCTGGACTCCACCGGCAAGCAGGTCGTGCTCCACGGGGTGAACCGTTCCGGCACCGAATTCGCCTGCGCGCAGGGCAACGGGATCTTCGACGGCCCGGTGGACGACGCCGCCATCAACTCGATCAAGAGCTGGAAGGGCGTCACGGCGGTCCGCGTGCCGCTCAACGAGGACTGCTGGGAAGGCCTGTCGTACGTCCCGGCGGCCGACGGCGGCGCCAACTACATCGCGGCGATCACCGGCTGGGTCAACCGGCTGGTGGCACACGGCATCACGCCGATCGTCGAGCTGCACTGGACGCACGGCACCTACACCGGCAATTCGGCGGGCTGCAGCGATGTGAACGCGACCTGCCAGAAGCCGATGCCGGACGCGCAGTACGCGATCCCGTTCTGGACGAGCGTGGCGAACACCTTCAAGGCCAACACCTCGATCGTCTTCGACCTGTTCAACGAGCCCTACCCGGACCGGGCCACCTCCACCAGCGAGCAGGCCTGGACCTGCTGGCGGGACGGCGGCACCTGCCCGGGCATCGGCTACCAGGTGGCCGGCATGCAGGGGATGCTGGACGCGGTACGCGGCACCGGTGCGCAGAACGTCGTGCTGATGGGCGGCCTCGCCTACTCCAACGACCTGACCGGCTGGGTCGCGCACAAGCCCAACGACCCGACGGGCAATCTGGCGGCGGCCGTTCACGTATACAACTTCAACACCTGCGCGAACACCTCCTGCTGGGACTCCCAGTTGGCGCCGGTCGCGGCCAAGGTGCCGCTGGTGGCCGGTGAGATCGGCGAGAACACCTGCGCCCACGCCTTCACGGACAGCTTCATGAGCTGGCTGGACGCGCACCACCTGTCGTACCTCGGCTGGACGTGGAACACCTGGGACTGCTCCTCGGGTCCCTCGCTGATCTCGTCCTACGACGGCACGGCGACCAACTACGGCCTCGGCCTGAAGAACCACCTGGCGTCGCTGGGCTGA
- a CDS encoding NADPH-dependent F420 reductase — MRIGILGTGTLAVALGAAWGRAGHQVRVGGRSRERAEAAAERMGGAAVAVEPAEAVAGRDAVLVAVAWEGLADILGAAGAAGGSLAGTPLIDPTNAVAHGVGELLTTDGRSIAEHIADLAPGAHVVKGFHLFAADQWSAGREPVTVALAGDDAAALATVSRLAEDAGGHPAVLGPLGRARQLEEVAGFVIGLVFAGVDPATAIPHVPMPPDVPADVPDVPADAHTDAAAPETRPAT, encoded by the coding sequence ATGCGGATCGGAATTCTGGGCACGGGCACGCTGGCCGTCGCGCTGGGCGCGGCCTGGGGCAGGGCGGGGCACCAGGTACGGGTCGGGGGGCGGTCGCGGGAAAGGGCGGAGGCGGCCGCGGAGCGGATGGGGGGCGCCGCGGTGGCGGTGGAGCCGGCCGAGGCGGTCGCCGGGCGGGACGCGGTGCTGGTCGCCGTGGCCTGGGAGGGCCTTGCGGACATCCTCGGCGCGGCAGGCGCGGCGGGCGGCTCGCTGGCCGGGACGCCGCTGATCGATCCGACCAATGCCGTGGCACATGGTGTCGGCGAACTGCTCACCACCGACGGCCGCTCCATTGCCGAGCACATCGCGGATCTGGCGCCGGGCGCGCACGTGGTCAAGGGCTTCCACCTCTTCGCCGCCGACCAGTGGAGCGCGGGCCGCGAGCCGGTCACCGTCGCGCTCGCCGGTGACGACGCGGCGGCGCTGGCGACGGTCTCCCGGCTGGCCGAGGACGCGGGCGGGCACCCCGCCGTGCTCGGGCCGCTGGGCCGCGCCCGGCAGTTGGAGGAGGTGGCCGGATTCGTCATCGGCCTGGTCTTCGCCGGGGTGGACCCTGCTACGGCGATCCCGCACGTCCCGATGCCGCCGGACGTACCAGCGGACGTACCGGACGTACCGGCGGACGCGCACACCGACGCAGCCGCGCCCGAAACCCGGCCCGCCACGTAG